Proteins encoded in a region of the Bacteroidota bacterium genome:
- a CDS encoding aminopeptidase P family protein: protein MFKKDVYIDRRNRLKKEMSSGLALIFGNSEASYNYPANTYHFRQDSDFLYFFGLDHPDFVGVIDIDNGKDYIFANDVDIEDIIWMGPQPSVKSQAALVGVENTAPYNDLADFLATQIKSGRKVHFLPYYRGDRLVQIKQLLGLLTARVKDYVSVELVKAVIKLRSIKDKFEIAEIEKAVDIAYDMHTTAMKMAKVGVIEREIAGTMEGISLAQGGPVSFPVILTINGQTLHNHYHGNTLTEGRMMIADAGAETTMHYSSDITRTTPVGGKFSQRQKEIYEVVLNANMKAIELIKPGIEYREVHLASCKVIAEGMKALGLMKGDMDAAVKAGAHALFMPHGLGHMMGLDVHDMEGLGENFVGYDEHTKRSNQFGTAYLRLGRKLQPGFVLTVEPGCYFIPELIDKWKKEGINAEFINFDKVETYKDFGGVRIEDDVLVTETGNRVLGKPIPKTVAEVEAMAASK, encoded by the coding sequence ATGTTCAAAAAAGACGTTTATATCGACCGCCGAAATCGATTAAAAAAAGAAATGAGTTCAGGCTTAGCTCTAATTTTTGGTAATTCAGAAGCCTCGTACAATTATCCCGCAAATACTTACCATTTTCGTCAGGATAGTGATTTCCTTTATTTCTTTGGATTAGATCATCCGGATTTTGTAGGTGTGATCGACATCGACAATGGTAAAGATTATATTTTTGCCAATGATGTAGATATCGAAGATATTATCTGGATGGGACCTCAGCCAAGTGTGAAATCACAAGCTGCATTGGTTGGCGTTGAAAATACTGCTCCTTACAATGATTTAGCCGATTTTTTAGCCACACAGATAAAGTCAGGAAGAAAGGTACATTTCCTACCTTATTATCGCGGTGACCGTTTGGTGCAAATCAAACAGTTGCTCGGATTATTAACTGCAAGAGTTAAAGATTATGTTTCGGTTGAGTTAGTAAAAGCTGTGATTAAACTTCGTTCAATTAAAGATAAATTTGAAATTGCAGAGATAGAAAAAGCAGTTGACATTGCATACGATATGCATACTACTGCAATGAAAATGGCAAAAGTAGGTGTTATTGAACGTGAGATTGCAGGTACGATGGAAGGCATTTCATTGGCACAAGGCGGGCCGGTTTCTTTCCCGGTTATTTTGACCATTAACGGACAAACTTTACATAATCATTATCACGGCAATACCTTAACCGAAGGCCGCATGATGATTGCTGATGCTGGTGCTGAAACTACCATGCATTATTCAAGTGACATTACCCGAACAACTCCGGTTGGAGGCAAATTTAGTCAGCGACAGAAAGAAATTTATGAGGTGGTCTTAAATGCAAATATGAAAGCCATTGAGCTGATCAAACCCGGTATTGAGTATCGTGAAGTTCATTTGGCTTCATGTAAAGTTATTGCTGAAGGAATGAAAGCATTAGGCTTAATGAAAGGGGACATGGATGCAGCCGTTAAAGCCGGAGCTCATGCTTTGTTTATGCCTCATGGTTTGGGACATATGATGGGGCTGGATGTTCATGACATGGAAGGATTAGGTGAAAACTTTGTTGGTTATGATGAACACACAAAACGCAGCAATCAGTTTGGTACAGCTTATTTAAGATTAGGCAGAAAATTACAACCCGGTTTTGTACTCACTGTTGAACCCGGATGTTATTTCATTCCTGAATTAATCGATAAATGGAAAAAAGAAGGTATCAATGCCGAATTTATCAACTTTGACAAAGTAGAAACCTATAAAGATTTTGGTGGGGTCAGAATTGAAGACGATGTGTTGGTTACTGAAACAGGAAACCGCGTTTTAGGAAAACCAATTCCAAAAACGGTTGCCGAAGTTGAAGCCATGGCCGCTTCGAAATAA
- a CDS encoding aminopeptidase P N-terminal domain-containing protein, producing the protein MRYAPIDSAFFITNRKNFCEKLKLNSVAIYNSNDEYNRNGDQNYPFRQNSDFFYLTGIEQEQSILILAPNHPDLKLREVLFLLEANEQLETWFGHKLTITEAQEISGIKTVMLIPRLELVLNEIILASENIYLNFNEYVKYSTEVLSRDRRFAEKLKEKYPAHKFERSAPILAELRTIKSDTEIALIQKAINITEIAFRRVLYKTKPQLKEYEVQAEIDYEFTRNGANGHAYAPIIATGINACTLHYIENNKVCEDGDMLLMDFGAEYGNYAADLTRTIPVNGKFTSRQRAIYDSVLRVQKEAIKMLVVGNTVDKLNKAVNGLMQSELLNLGLMTDDEFKDPIKASSVLIKYFMHGTSHYLGLDVHDVGSKYEEMKAGMVFTCEPALYIKEEGIGIRLENDILVTEEGPVDLMKNIPIEPDEIEALMNQSK; encoded by the coding sequence ATGAGATATGCACCAATTGATTCAGCGTTTTTTATAACTAACAGAAAGAATTTTTGCGAAAAATTGAAATTAAATTCTGTAGCAATTTATAATTCGAACGATGAATATAACCGAAATGGGGATCAAAATTATCCTTTCAGACAAAACTCTGACTTCTTCTATTTAACAGGAATCGAACAAGAGCAAAGCATTTTGATCCTTGCACCAAATCACCCGGACCTAAAGTTGCGCGAGGTACTTTTCCTCCTTGAGGCTAATGAACAACTCGAAACATGGTTCGGTCATAAACTAACTATAACTGAGGCACAAGAAATTTCAGGCATTAAAACAGTTATGTTAATACCACGATTAGAATTGGTTCTCAATGAAATCATCTTGGCTTCTGAAAACATCTATCTTAATTTTAACGAATATGTAAAATATTCAACAGAAGTTTTGTCAAGAGATCGTCGCTTTGCGGAAAAGCTTAAGGAAAAATATCCTGCTCATAAATTTGAACGATCAGCACCAATCTTGGCTGAGTTGCGAACCATCAAGTCGGATACAGAAATTGCATTGATACAAAAAGCAATCAATATTACCGAAATCGCTTTTAGGAGAGTGCTTTATAAAACCAAACCTCAACTTAAGGAATACGAAGTACAAGCGGAAATTGATTATGAATTTACCCGAAATGGAGCAAACGGACACGCTTATGCACCAATCATTGCCACAGGAATTAATGCCTGCACCCTGCACTATATCGAAAATAATAAAGTTTGTGAAGATGGCGATATGTTGTTAATGGATTTTGGGGCCGAATATGGAAATTATGCTGCCGACCTAACCCGTACCATTCCTGTAAACGGGAAATTTACATCACGGCAGCGAGCCATTTACGATTCAGTTTTAAGGGTTCAAAAGGAAGCTATTAAAATGTTGGTTGTTGGCAATACAGTTGACAAACTTAACAAAGCCGTGAATGGATTAATGCAATCAGAATTGCTTAATTTAGGTTTGATGACCGACGACGAATTCAAAGATCCAATCAAAGCCAGTTCTGTTTTAATTAAATATTTCATGCATGGAACTTCGCATTATTTGGGATTGGACGTTCATGATGTAGGATCAAAATATGAAGAGATGAAAGCAGGCATGGTATTTACCTGTGAACCTGCTTTATATATTAAAGAAGAAGGTATTGGCATTCGATTGGAAAATGATATCTTAGTGACCGAAGAAGGCCCTGTTGATTTAATGAAAAATATACCAATTGAACCGGATGAAATCGAAGCTTTAATGAATCAAAGCAAATAA